A section of the Gloeobacter violaceus PCC 7421 genome encodes:
- a CDS encoding Ig-like domain-containing protein, which translates to MSEQARLTTASCRLKHVQFALLFSAGILFANLDAVQAEINQSALPIPVTSGFASDRLLTENGSNTSVGTWKIAQATTITLSGIGNGQVLAPDSVIYVEAKVSGPKPSEVQFLLDGKIVGTEYVSPYFLGGDNSGKPNGWSLNGLADGSHTLQAKAIVSGNTYTSSTVSFSVGAASSTVTVNLSGLSDGQSIAETSKLFVEATISSSKKAKKVDFYIDNRLVWTENNAPYWLGGNSGNTVNGYSVSSLTTGSSHSLFARASVDGMTYDSAAIGFTVSPSGGGSTGGGLSWSSDYDTPSADNLDGVSTDDIVGYIGKPSTSGGWEDDENPKTAWFKSEGDQLALREAVVDFYRRSGHDLRKTKDQIDAWKPSTWSSQMQGDGLPPYLKPLSIDSYFYKQVPGKAEWPHLLIDRARFKDGKPWRKINFGTTDSDDSNGTGHMYGEPADPVRQAMVGDGDGSTGDCPDVYYNPYSGGPRGDGTVRLKDAINPAVRSGGNTNNGPVTPDNSNDSVVHHVFKESDGSYWETEYYHYRPGCGSYDGDTVSRYGEPINRLPHLGDKAGGYNAAKVTGVGGTMHDSELLDNADIGHALMGATDWIMAALVYPGRGMDGGYQSDKAKGLNQGYLPYGALVRLDPDLTNADIDNFVLANGKKLDTLTKKILRALRDYGWYVSDTGTRDMDIEANVQGDRLPRLRGDYYTELVEFMNAHNQYVVPPPVRPTSDSGN; encoded by the coding sequence CCTGGAAAATTGCCCAGGCTACAACGATCACCTTGAGCGGCATCGGCAACGGACAGGTGTTAGCACCGGATAGTGTGATCTATGTCGAGGCAAAAGTCTCCGGTCCGAAGCCGTCGGAGGTCCAGTTTTTGTTGGACGGCAAGATCGTCGGCACCGAATATGTTTCGCCCTATTTTCTTGGGGGAGACAATTCTGGAAAACCCAACGGCTGGAGTCTAAATGGACTTGCCGACGGCAGCCATACCTTGCAAGCAAAAGCAATAGTCAGCGGCAACACATATACCTCTTCTACGGTTAGCTTTAGCGTTGGGGCCGCCAGTTCCACCGTTACCGTCAATCTCAGCGGACTTAGCGATGGGCAGAGCATTGCTGAGACCAGTAAGCTTTTCGTTGAAGCGACAATCTCCAGTTCCAAAAAAGCAAAAAAAGTTGATTTTTACATCGATAATCGGTTGGTATGGACAGAAAACAATGCGCCCTACTGGTTGGGGGGCAACTCCGGTAACACCGTCAACGGCTACTCGGTTTCCAGCCTTACCACCGGCAGCAGCCACAGTCTGTTCGCCAGAGCCTCCGTCGACGGGATGACCTACGACTCTGCAGCGATCGGGTTTACGGTTTCACCGAGCGGCGGGGGCAGCACCGGCGGGGGCCTGTCGTGGTCGAGCGATTACGACACCCCCAGTGCCGACAACCTGGACGGTGTGAGCACCGACGACATCGTGGGCTACATCGGTAAACCCAGTACGAGCGGCGGCTGGGAAGACGACGAAAACCCGAAGACCGCCTGGTTCAAGTCCGAGGGCGACCAGTTGGCCCTGCGCGAGGCGGTGGTCGATTTCTACCGCAGAAGCGGTCACGACCTCAGAAAAACCAAGGACCAGATAGACGCCTGGAAGCCCTCCACCTGGTCGAGCCAGATGCAGGGTGACGGGTTGCCGCCGTACCTGAAGCCCCTGTCGATCGATTCGTACTTCTACAAGCAAGTCCCCGGCAAGGCCGAATGGCCCCATCTGCTTATCGACAGAGCCCGCTTCAAAGACGGCAAGCCCTGGCGGAAGATCAACTTCGGCACCACCGACAGCGACGACTCCAACGGCACCGGCCATATGTACGGCGAGCCCGCCGACCCCGTGCGCCAGGCGATGGTGGGCGACGGCGACGGTTCCACCGGCGATTGCCCCGACGTCTACTACAATCCCTACAGCGGCGGTCCGCGCGGGGACGGCACCGTCCGGCTCAAAGATGCGATCAACCCGGCGGTGCGCTCGGGGGGCAACACCAACAACGGCCCGGTCACCCCCGACAACTCCAACGACTCGGTGGTCCACCACGTCTTTAAAGAATCGGACGGCAGCTATTGGGAGACCGAGTACTACCACTACCGTCCCGGTTGCGGCAGCTACGACGGCGATACGGTCAGCCGCTACGGGGAGCCCATCAACCGGCTGCCGCACCTCGGGGACAAAGCGGGGGGCTACAACGCCGCGAAGGTCACTGGGGTGGGCGGCACGATGCACGACAGCGAACTGTTGGACAATGCCGATATCGGCCATGCGCTGATGGGTGCGACCGACTGGATCATGGCGGCGCTGGTCTATCCGGGCCGGGGCATGGACGGCGGCTACCAGTCGGACAAGGCCAAGGGCCTCAACCAGGGGTATCTGCCCTACGGGGCGCTGGTGCGGTTGGATCCGGATCTGACCAACGCCGATATCGACAATTTCGTCCTGGCGAACGGCAAGAAGCTCGATACCCTGACCAAGAAGATCCTGCGGGCGCTGCGCGATTACGGCTGGTACGTCTCCGACACGGGCACCCGCGACATGGACATCGAAGCGAACGTGCAGGGCGACCGGCTGCCCAGGCTCCGGGGCGATTACTATACCGAGCTGGTGGAATTCATGAATGCCCACAACCAGTACGTCGTGCCGCCGCCGGTGCGTCCCACCAGTGATTCGGGCAATTGA